The Mesorhizobium loti DNA segment CCACCGTTGGTCGGACGCAACTGCGGCAAACCCTGAGAATCCGCTCGAAGCAGTGATCTCCTTCTATCTCAGCATGGGCCATCGCGGAGAAAGGATGGACGGATGCCCGATCGTGGCACTCGGTTCGGATGCCGCCAGACAGGGCCAGGACGTGAAAGCGTCGTTCGAAGCAGGCATCAACGAGCATCTGGAGATCCTCGGCCGTTTCATTGCCGAGGCCAATGGCGAGCAGCCCAATAGCAAGGCCATGGCCATTCTCTCGACGATGGTCGGCGCGGTGCTCCTCTCGCGGGTCGTCAATGACCACGACCTTGCGCAGGCTTTTCTGGATGCAGCGACCGATCAGGTGCGCGAAGCAGTCGCCGCTTGAACGGCGTGGGCAGGGCGCACCCAAGTGATAGGAGAATAGATGCGACGGATTGTTGTTACAGGCATGGGAGCGGTCACGCCCCTAGCTGCCAATGTCGAAGCGTCATGGTCGCGCCTGCTGGCCGGTCGTTCGGGCATCCGCAGGCTTCCGGACGATGTGGTGGGAGACCTGCCGGCGAAGATTGGCGGCGTGGTGCCCTCCTTGAAGGAAGATCCCGACGCCGGCTTCGATCCTGATGGCGTCCTGTCCGCAAAAGATCAGCGCAAGGTGGATCGGTTCATTCTCTTTGCGCTGGCCGCGGCGGAAGAGGCGCTTGCACAGGCGAAATGGAAGCCTGCCTTGGAGACGGATCGCCTGCGCACAGCAACGATTATCGCTTCAGGGGTCGGCGGATTCCCCGCCATCACCGAGGCGGTGCGCACGGTCGATCTGCGTGGCGCCCGCCGCCTGTCGCCCTTCACGGTGCCGTCCTTCCTGGTGAACCTCGCAGCGGGCCACATCTCGATCCGTCATGGCTTTAAAGGCCCATTGGGCGCACCAGTGACAGCGTGCGCGGCCGGCATCCAGGCGATCGGCGACGCCGCCCGTCTCATCCGCGCAAACGAGGCTGATATTGCCGTGTGCGGGGGCACGGAAGCATGCATCAACACCGTCAGTCTCGGTGGGTTTGCTGCCGCACGCTCCCTTTCAACCGGCTTCAATTGGGCGCCGGCTCAAGCCTCGCGTCCCTTCGACATTTCGCGGGACGGCTTCGTCATGGGCGAAGGCGCCGGCGTGCTGGTCATCGAGGCGTTGAGCCACGCGCTGGCGCGCGGCGCAAAACCGCTCGCCGAGCTCGTCGGCTACGGAACGACGGCCGATGCTTATCACGTCACTTCTGGTCCCGAGGACGGCGGCGGTGCGCGCCGGGCCATGGAGATCGCGATTGCGCAAGCAGGGATTTCACCGAGCGAGGTTCGTCATCTCAATGCACATGCGACCTCCACGCCAGTCGGCGACCTGGGTGAAATCGAAGCGATCAAGAGTGTATTCGGGCGCGATTTCGCGATAGCTGTCAGCGCAACGAAATCCGCGACCGGGCACCTGCTGGGCGCGGCCGGCGGGCTTGGTGCCATCTTCTCGATCCTGGCGATCAGGGACCAGGTGGCACCGCCGACACTCAATTTGAGCGCACCCGATCCGGCCGCCGACGGCATCGACTTCGTCGCAAACGAGCCCCGGCCAATGGAGATGGAATACGCAATCTCCAATGGCTTCGGTTTTGGCGGCGTGAATGCCAGCGCCTTGTTCAGGCGCTGGATCGCCCCGGCGGCTCGACGCGAGCGCCAGGGGCACTCATGATTGGCACCCTTCACGACGACCTTTCGTGCTTATGCCATCCCGATCCAACACAAAGAAAGAAATGATTTCCATGAACAAGATCAATCCTGGCGTCGCCCTGGTGACAGGGGCATCTTCCGGCATCGGGCGGGCTACCGCCGACGCCTTGCTCAGCGCGGGCTATCGTGTATTCGGAACCAGTCGTCGCACGGCCTCCAAACAATCCGACGGCGTTACCATGCTGACTTGCGACGTGACCGACGACGCGTCCGTTGCGAAAATGGTCGATGACGTTTTGGCCAAGGCCGGACGCATCGACCTGCTCGTCAACAATGCCGGCATGGGTCTGTTTGGAGGTGCGGAGGAGTCCTCGACCGCCCAGGCCCAGGCGCTGTTCGACGTCAACGTCTTCGGCGTTTTCCGCGTGACCAACGCGGTGTTGCCGGCAATGCGGCGTCAAGGAACGGGCAGGATTGTCAATTTGAGCTCCGTGCAGGGGTTAATCCCAGCTCCCTATTTCACGCTTTACGCGTCGACCAAACATGCCATTGAGGGTTATTCCGAATCGCTCGATCACGAATTGCGCCCGTTCGGCATTCGCGTGTCGTTGGTGGAGCCCGCCTATACCCGTACGTCATTCGAGGACAATCTCGCCGCCCCCGATCAGTTGCTTGATATTTATGATTCCGCGCGCGCTGGCATGACTGTAGCCGTGCGGAAAGCGATGGAAAAACGCGATGCGCCCGAAGTGGTAGCCAAGACCGTTTTGGCGGCTGCGACCGATCCCGCTCCCAAGAAGCGCTATGCGGCGGGCAAAATGGCGCGCCAGGTCAGTCTCCTGCGCCGTTTCGTCCCCGCGTCCGCATTCGACAAAAGCCTGCGAAAGCAGCTCGGGCTGCCGGCCTGACGATTTCGGCTGCGGACAAAACGAGGTCTTCGAATCCAGATGCTGGCACTAGATAGCCAACGTGTACATTGAGTAGAGGGAGATATTCAAAATGGATCCTCATCGAAGACAGCGGAGCAGGAACCGCCGATCTGATGAGTGGGGGGAAAGGCGGTAACGGTCTCCCGCTACCAAAATTGGATAGGTTATTGAAATAGCTAGTCAATCGCGCCTCCGTGGCAGCGCATCGGACAACAATCCTCAATAATTTCAACACTGCACGGCTGATGCTCATATCCGCCACGAGTCATTCGGGCTGAAGCCGAACGCGGTCGACGGCAAAACGGCGACGAGGATGTTGCTGAGTATGCGATTGCTCCATGCATCATTGGCCCGCAGAGGAGCGTCGCCGCTCCTGATGAGCCGCGCCAACGACACCCGCGCGGTCCTAAAAATCGCTGCTTCTGACGGCGCACCCGGGCCAATGGTGATGCGAACATTTCCTGATTGAATTCGTCCGCCGACGGCGCATTGGACAGGCTCGATAAATTCATGGCTTCGGAGCAGGTTTGGCTGGCGCATGAATGCCGAACACCTATACTGGAAAGATCAAGCGAGTGGGTTCGCCATGAGCAATGAGTTCAGTGTCGCCGACGCCTATGGCACGGGCCGTGCCGCCTTCATGGGACTTGAGCTGCTCGTCGCGCCCGGTGCACTCGTCCCCCGGCCGGAGACGGAGTTGCTGGGCACGACGGCCCTTGGTGTCTTGCATCAAATGAACCTGCCGGCGCCGCGCGTCGTCGACATGTGCTGCGGCACTGGCAATCTGGCATGCGCCATCGCCCATCATGTCCCCACCGCGCGCGTCTGGGCGAGCGACCTCACCGATGGATGCGTTGGCGTGGCACGCCGTAACGCTGCTCATCACGGCATGGCTGACCGCGTTTCGGTGCATCAGGGCGACTTGTTCGGCGCTCTCGCCGACCTGGGGCTTGACGGGACGATCGACGTGATCGTCTGCAATCCGCCCTACATTTCGGAAAAGCGGCTCGAGGGCGACCGCGCGCATCTGGTCGAGCTCGAGCCGCGTGAAGCGTTCGCGGCCGGCCCTTACGGCCTCAGCATCCATATGCGGGTGGTGAAAGACGCGCCGCGATATTTGCGGCCTGGCGGCATCCTGCTCTTCGAGGTCGGCCTTGGCCAGGACCGGCAGGTGATGAGCTTGATGGAGCGCAGCAAGGCATATGGGAACATCCGCGCCGTCTCGAACGAAGCGGGCGAAGGCCGGGTGGTTCTGGGACAACCCAAGGCGCAGGCATGAGTGCGGAAAACCAGCGCAATTCCAGGAACCGATCTGGGCTTTGCACCGGCAATCAATTCATCTTGCGGATGATGTATTGCTCGATCCCCTGAATGGAATCGAGGTTCTCAGGCAAGAGCTCACTATCTTCGACGATGATGCCGAAGGTCTCCTCGATAAAGCCGATAATCTCGAGCACCCCCGTCGAGTCGACGATGCCTTGATCGAGCAAGGACGTGTCGTTCACCAATGCCTTCACGTCGCTCACGTAGAAATTCGAAACCAGGAAGTTGCGGATCTGCTCGCTGTAGGTTCGGTCCTTGGTCGTCAACATGAATTCGTCCTCCGTAGCGACACCACAGATTTAGCGACCCGCCTCATGACAGGGCCGTTTTCTTGAGTTTGCCCGTGTCTGTCATCGGCAGGCTGGCCACGACGACGATGGACTTCGGAACCATGAAATTTTCCAACCGCTTCTGGCACTCCATCTGCAGCTGTTTTTCGCCGATCGTTCGACCATTCTCCATCACGACAAACGCTTTCACCGCCTGCCCAAGAAGTTCGTCGGGAACACCGATGACCGCCGCTTCCCGGACGCCGGGAATATCCATAAGGACGTTCTCCACTTCCTTCGGCGCCACCTTCTCGCCTCGCGATTTTATGATCTCGTCACCACGGCCAACGAAGTAGAGGTAGCCCTCCGCGTCCATCCGGCAGTAGTCGCCGGTGTATAGAACCTGTTCGCCGGGCAGCGGGCCTGGTTTGAGTTTCCTGGCTGTCGCCTCGGGCTTGCCCCAATAGCCCTTCATCACCGTTGCGCCGCGAATGACGAGCTGGCCGACGACGCCGGGGCCGACCCGCCTGTCATGTTCGTCGACGATCCACATTTCCGTATTCGGGATCGCGATCCCGACGCTCAGCGGCTTTCGCTTGAGATCCTCCGGCGGCAAATAGGTGCAACGCTTGCACTCGGTGAGGCCGTACATCGAATAGATGCGTGCACTCGAAAACAGCTCCCGAAGCATGAGAATATGCTTGAGCGGCAGGGCCGCCGCGGTGTTGGTGACGTAGCGAATGCTCGAGAAATCCTGATCCTTGAGGGACCTGAGTTCGGAAAGTGCCGCAAAGATGGTAGGCACGCCCGGAAAACCCGTAACCCGCTCTTGCCTGATCAGCCCGAGGACCTGCGCCGGGAAGGCGAACGAGCGTTCAAGCACCAGCCGCGCGCCGGTGCGAAACGCCATGATCATCTGGTACAGGCCGTAGTCGAAGGCGAGCGGAAGGACATTGAGGATCACCTCGTCTTCGGCAAGCTCGAGGTAGGAAGCGATCGAGGCACAAGCGGTCATCATGTTCCTGTGCGTCAGCATCACGCCCTTGGGTTCGCCTGTCGAGCCGGACGTGTAGATGATGGCGGCAAGATCGACATCGATGCAGCGCCGCGCCGGCGGTGCATCGCCGCCATCGGCGACTGCTGTGTCCCAGCGCATGGCATGCGGCAATTGGGAGAGCTCGTCGTCGTCAATCGATCCGGAAACGATCGTCCGCAGAAGTGACGGGCAGTTGCGCGCCGGCTCGCGGAAGATCGAGTGCAGGTGCGCGTCCGTGATCAGCGCCGCAGGTCGGCAGTCGTTGAGCAGGTAATTGAGCTTGTCGCTTTTGGTCAGCGGGTTGACGATGCACACCACCGCATTCGCCTTGAGCACCGCCCAGAAGCTCACCACCGTCTCGACGGTGTTGTCGGCGAAGATCATCACGCGATCGCCGCGCACGACCCCTGATGCGGTCAAATCCCGGGCGATCGCATTGGCGCGCGCCTCCAGCTCACCATAGGTGACACGCTGCTTGCCGCACACAAGCGCCACCTTGTCGCCGAACCGGCCGGCCGAGTGGGCGAGATAGTCGTGCAGCAGGGGTACGGCATCATGCAACATGCAAGCACTCTTCCCGATGTTCGCGGTCGACGTCGACGCTGAGCCCATGAACGTGGGTCGCACTGGGACAGCTCGCGACAAACTGCTGGTGAAGGAGTTGGGTCGACAGCACACCGACGAGCGCCATGTTGTCGGCATTGGAAAGATCGCCGTCGCCGGTCCTGGCCTGGCATTTGCCGAGCAGGCGTGTGACCGAAGCCGGATCAAAAACATTCGCCTTGCGTATCGCCGTCTCCGAAAGCGCTTCGCGAATGTATTCCGGCGCGGCGTCGGCGGTGAAGCAAAGCGCGTTGGGCGCCCGGAATGGCTGCTTCTTGCGTGTCACGACCTCGGCGGGCACGATCGGTTCCGCCACCCGTTTCAGCACGTGCTTCTCATCGAGGACACGCAGCTTGTAGGAAGGCGGAAGGGAATTGGCGAGCCTCACAAGTTCATCGTCCAGGAACGGGAAGCGCCCCTCGACGGAGTGAGCCATCAGCATCCTGTCGCCTTGCGAGGACAGCAGATAGCCCGACATCAACGTCTGGACCTCGAGATACTGGTCCTGCGCAAGCGGACTCCAACGCGAAAACGCCGCGGGCAAGCGGGCGAGCAACTCCGACACGGCGTCGTGGCGTTGGGTCTCGGCGCGCAGGTCCGCGGAGAAAAGCCGCTTGATGGCGCTGGTGCTGCGCCAGCGCGTGTCATGAGCGAAGCCGGGCGCGTCATAGGCCTCGATACCGCGCCCGAAGAACTGGCGCGCCATCGCTTGCTGTTGCACCGGCGAGCGGGTGAGATAGGGGTAAAGCCGCTCCAGCAGGCGCGAGCGTCGTGTCGATGCCGGCTGGTGCCCCCAGAACCGGCGGACCTTGCCTTCGCGGAATAGGTCGTAGCCGGCGAACATTTCGTCGGCGCCCTCGCCGGTCAGCACGACCTTGATGCCGCGCTCGCGCACCAGCCTGGAGAGCAGGAACAGCGGCGCCGGGGCGGTCCTCAGTATCGGGCGCTCGGTGTGGTAGATCACCTCCGGAAAGATGGCGGCGATATCGCTGCGCGAAACCACCACTTCATGGTGCTCACTGCCGGTTGCTTCGGCAACCAGGCGCTGGAAGCGGGTCTCGTCATATTCGGCGTCGGCAAAACGCAAGGAGAAGGTCTGGAAGCGTCGGCCGGCGAAGCGCCTTCCCAGCGTCGCCACAAGCGAACTGTCCAGCCCGCCGGAGAGATAGCAGCCGACAGGCACGTCGGCGCGCACCATTCTGAGCGCCGTCGCAGCCTCGAGTGCGCTACGCACGCGCTCCACCGCCTCGTCGCACGACCCGGTGAACTCGCCCTGCGACGATCCGAAATTTTCTGGGTAGGACGGCTGCGAGAACACCTGCTCGCGAACGGTGCCGTCCTGGTAGGTGCGGACATGCCCTGGCACGACCTCATGGATTCCCCGAAATACCCCTTGCGGCGGAACGACCGTCCAGAGCGTGAAAGTCTGATCGAGGCCGGCGGGATCGAAGGCGCGCGGTATGGTCGGATCGGCCGCGAAAATGGCCTTCACTTCACTGGCGAAATAAAGGCGGCCCGCATGTTCACAGAAATGCAGAGGGCAAATGCCGAACCGGTCGCGCGACAAGACGAGACGACCCGCTATCGAGTCCCAGATTGCGATTGCCCACTGACCGTTCATCCGCTCGAAGGCCGCTTCGCCCCACGCACGATAGGCATGGAGCGCAACCTCCGTGTCGCTGCGGGTGCGGAAGCGGTGGCCGAGCGCAATCAGCTTTTCGCGCAGCTCGACATAGTTGAATATCTCGCCGTTGAACACGATCCAGCTCGTATCGCCTGTGTCGGCAAGCGGCTGCTGACCGCTGGAAAGATCGATGACGGACAAGCGGGCATGGGCCAGCCCGGCGCGTTTGTCGCGGTAAAGGCCGCGCTCGTCCGGGCCGCGATGCGAGAGCGCACCCACCATCCGCATCAGCGCCTCACGCGAAGGAGAAGCCGCCGCGGCGTTCAGCGCCACTATTCCAGCGATGCCGCACATCCCGGGTCAATCCTCGCCAATTTCCACGGACAGCAAAGGCCGCGCGTGAAGATAGTGGGCGGCCCGCCGTTTCGCGTCGATGTCCTTGAAGACTTTCTGCAGCTGGGGCTCGGTGAGGCCGGCAACCGCTGCGACCTCGTCGCCCGCGATCCCATGGTTCAGGCCGTAGAGGCATAGATCCATCAGATGATAGGGCAGCGCGAAATAGAATTCCTCCTGGCTTTGCGCCATGGAGAACGTGTCGGTGGTCGGTGCGCGCCGCCGGATTTCCTCGTCCACGCCGAGATATTCCGCGAGTTGATAAACCTGGGTTTTGTAGAGGTGAACGATCGGCATCACGTCGGCGGTTCCGTCACCTTGCTTGACGAAAAACCCCTGGTCGTACTCAAGAAGGTTTGGTGTCCCCGCAACCGCGTATTTGAGGCGGTCGGCGTGGTAGTATTCCGTCATCTTGCGCAGGCGCTGCTTGTAGTTGGTCGCGGCGACGATCTGCAGATAGGCGGCTGGCGGCAAACGCACCGTGTCGACCTTGCCCTCCGGATCCTGGACGGTGAGCCGGGTGATGTTGAGGCCGTTGCTCTCGAGAACCGGCTCGATCACCAGCTTGCACTTCCAGCCTTCCCCATAGTCGGGAACGACGGTCCGGATCGCTTCGAGCTGCCTTCCATAGGCGCCAATAGCCTCCAGTGCCGGGCCGATGTTTTCCAGGACGCTATCAATGCCAAGCTGCGCCGCGACGCGGCGGCCAAGTCTGAGTGAGTCGCCGGAGGAATCCCGCTCCGGCATGAACAGTCCCAGGACCTTGTCCTTGCCGAACGCGCGCGTGCACAAGGTCGCGACGACGGAGCTGTCGATACCGCCGGAAAGGCCGACGACCACGCCGCGACGATGGAGCGTGCCAAGAACCTGCTTGCGCAAGGTGTCAACGATACGATCGACCTCAGCACGAGCATCGAGCGCCAGCACATCCTTGCTGAAATGTGAGATCACGTCGATGACAGATCCTCCCTTTTGCGAGACTCGGCCGGGGAGTAGGTCTGCACGACGGCCGTCTCGATGAGCGGACGGTTGGTGGCAAGATTGGGCTCTATGACAAGGTCGATGTGGTTGCCCATGATCGGAACCACGTCCAGATGTGCCAAAACGCTATCCCAACCCAAGGTTCGAGGCATTCCCTCACGACGACACCGAAACAAGGTGCCGGCGATCGGCAGAGCCGGTTTCGGTGCATCCAGCCACCGGAAAAAAGACTGCGCCCGCAAGACCTCCTGCAGTTCCAGTTTGGTTCTGAAGCTTGTCGGGTTGAACTCTCCTTTGGCAAAGCGGTCGAGAAGCTTGGTGAGATACGCCTCGCGGCCGATTGCAACGGTGATTTTCGCAAGGGCTCGGCAGGCCATCCGGCGGGCGGATATGCGATTCGTGCGAATACGATGGAACGTGCGGGTCAGTGTCTCCCAATGATTGCTCGGCTCGTCCAGAAGGCTCGTATCGAGGATACCCAAAAACCTTACCGGTCGCCCGGCGGCCAGAAGCCGTGCCGCAACCTCGAACGCTACCGCGCCGCCGAGCGAATGGCCAAGAAGCCGCACGGGGCCGGCAGGTTGGGCGCGGCTGATCTGCTCGAGTGCGGCGTCAGCCATGGCCGCGAGACTGTTATGTCCGTCCAATATCGCGGCGAGGCCTGGATACCTTATGGGGTTCACCCGGGCGACCTTGCCCATGGCGGCTGCGAACGCGGCCAGGCTCGGGCCATAGCCGACGGACCCTGGAAACAGGAAAAGAACCGGGGGGTGATGCTTCTTCGCGCGCCGTTCGCCCGCCTGTGCGGACGCGACCGCCTCAACCATCTCGTCGAAGCTCATACCGACGGTGAAGGCCTCGAGGCCCAGCTCTTGCCCGATGGCGCTCTCGATCGCCATGACGCAATGCAGCAGCTGCAGCGAATCTCCTCCCGCCTCATCCCAGTTTCCCGCGGCAACGCCCGTGTTGAGAACCTGCATCCATGCGTGCTGCACGATTTGCCTTGTATTCCGTTCGCCTCCTGCGGATCGGGAAGTGGGCGGCTGGGCGGCCCGCGCCGTCTTTCTCTGCGAACGATCCATCTGGGTGAGCGTTGCCAGGTCGACCTTCCCTCCCAACAGGCGCGGGATCGCGGCAATGGTGTGCAACCGCAAGGGGCGCAGCGGCGCCGGCAACGTCGTTCTGATGAGCTGGCGAAGCTCCTCCGCGAAAGCAGCCCCTGCGAAGCGCTGGGGAACCGCGAAGGCGATGAGTTCCTCGGCCGGCGTCACGATTGCCACGGCATCCGCCACCGAAGGGGCGCAACGCAGGACCCGTTCGAGCTCGGCGGGCTCGACGCGTCGACCATTGATCTTGATCTGGCGGCCTTTGCGGCCGACGATGCGCAACAGGCCATCATCGTCCAGCCGAACGAGGTCGCCCGTTGCAAAAAGCCGAACACCGGGATCGTCCAGGTCCGGCCGCGCGGGAACGACGACACCGTTCTCCCAATGACCAAGCAGAACATAGGGGCTTCGGATCAGAAGCTCTCCGCTCTCGCCTGTCCCAACGTTGTGCCCCGCTTCGTCGACAATGGCGAATGCCATCCCGGGAAGCAGCCGGCCAACGGGGACCGTGGCGTCTTGCTCAGGCCAGTCCGGCGGCAAGAACCATTGCGAACCGGTGGTCTCGGTTGACGAGTAGCCGATCTGGATCAGGCACTGGTCGGAAACGGCTTTGCGCAGCAATGCGATGTCTGTCCACGACACTTTCTCACCACCGAGCCGGGCCACTCTGAGGGACCTGAACGTGTCAGCAGGGGCCTCGCTCAAGAGCGCCCGAAGCAGCGCCGGAACAAGATAGGCAACCGTCACGCCTTCGGCTTGCAACCGCGCGCGCACAGCGCGCAGGCCGACCGCCTCCACCTCGAGAAGATGCAACGTGGCGCCCGTCAGCAGTGCCGTAAAAATCTCCCGGCAACCGGCAATCGTGGCGGGTCCGGTCAGCGGCAGGAAGACGTCATCCGCGTTGATATGGCACGCATCGACATATTGCCGAACCCGCCACAGCAGGCTGCGTTGGCTGTTGACGATTCCCTTGGGACGTCCGGTGCTGCCTGAGGTGTAAAGCACCATTGCGGGTGCATCGACGGAAACGGACGTCGGTGGTGGCGACGCGGGTCGACTGTTCGGCGCGACGCTGGCGGCTATATCGATCCATACGATATCCTGTGCCAAATCGACGGAGCGAACCTCGCCAGCGCCTATGACGGCGCCGAGCCGCGCAGCATTCACAATCTCAATGATCCGGGAGCCCGGATCTCTCATGTTGAGCGGAACGGAAGGCCGCCCGGACATCATGCTCCCCAGCATCGCCACAGGATACCAGGCCGAGTTGGCCTGAAGGATTCCGACCGCCTGTCCTTCGGGAACGACAGCAGCGATCCGGTGAGACAATGTCTCGACAGCCCGGAAAAGCTCAGAATAAGTCAGGCGATTGGCGCCATCGCTGACCGCTAGCTTGTCAGGATATTGCCTTGCGACGTTTCCAAGGTGATCGATGAGGGGAATGTCCGCAAAGCCGGCGCCCATCTGTTGATAATGGCGCAAGACAGGCCCGCCCTCGTCGAGAGCATATTCGGGAATATCTGACCATTTGCGGGTCGTCGCCGGTCGACGATCCATCTTTAGATCTTCGTTCACCGCTTCAGAGTGCAAATACGCTGAAGACATTCAGGGCCCCACCGAACTGAATGTGGTACATTGCTCGCCACTGAAATCTTTTCATCAATCATTCGGATGATGCGTCGATCTTGATCAGACGATGTTTCCCGCCCCGGCCTCCCGGAAAGGTCTCCAGTTTCTCTCCAGCAACGGCTGGTTCGCCCAGAGGTCCCCGACCTGAGACGTTAGCCCAAGGCCGAACCCGCGTGCCTCCGGCAGCCGGTATGAAAAGTCATTCAAATGAATGTTGGTGTGGTTTGTAGTCTGGCTAAGCTTTGACCCGCAGGTGAATGAATGCTTGCTCGGAGACGCTTGGGCATACCGCCATGATCATCGAGTTGTTT contains these protein-coding regions:
- a CDS encoding 3-oxoacyl-[acyl-carrier-protein] synthase, which gives rise to MRRIVVTGMGAVTPLAANVEASWSRLLAGRSGIRRLPDDVVGDLPAKIGGVVPSLKEDPDAGFDPDGVLSAKDQRKVDRFILFALAAAEEALAQAKWKPALETDRLRTATIIASGVGGFPAITEAVRTVDLRGARRLSPFTVPSFLVNLAAGHISIRHGFKGPLGAPVTACAAGIQAIGDAARLIRANEADIAVCGGTEACINTVSLGGFAAARSLSTGFNWAPAQASRPFDISRDGFVMGEGAGVLVIEALSHALARGAKPLAELVGYGTTADAYHVTSGPEDGGGARRAMEIAIAQAGISPSEVRHLNAHATSTPVGDLGEIEAIKSVFGRDFAIAVSATKSATGHLLGAAGGLGAIFSILAIRDQVAPPTLNLSAPDPAADGIDFVANEPRPMEMEYAISNGFGFGGVNASALFRRWIAPAARRERQGHS
- a CDS encoding methyl transferase, whose product is MSNEFSVADAYGTGRAAFMGLELLVAPGALVPRPETELLGTTALGVLHQMNLPAPRVVDMCCGTGNLACAIAHHVPTARVWASDLTDGCVGVARRNAAHHGMADRVSVHQGDLFGALADLGLDGTIDVIVCNPPYISEKRLEGDRAHLVELEPREAFAAGPYGLSIHMRVVKDAPRYLRPGGILLFEVGLGQDRQVMSLMERSKAYGNIRAVSNEAGEGRVVLGQPKAQA
- a CDS encoding long chain acyl-CoA synthetase, with the translated sequence MLHDAVPLLHDYLAHSAGRFGDKVALVCGKQRVTYGELEARANAIARDLTASGVVRGDRVMIFADNTVETVVSFWAVLKANAVVCIVNPLTKSDKLNYLLNDCRPAALITDAHLHSIFREPARNCPSLLRTIVSGSIDDDELSQLPHAMRWDTAVADGGDAPPARRCIDVDLAAIIYTSGSTGEPKGVMLTHRNMMTACASIASYLELAEDEVILNVLPLAFDYGLYQMIMAFRTGARLVLERSFAFPAQVLGLIRQERVTGFPGVPTIFAALSELRSLKDQDFSSIRYVTNTAAALPLKHILMLRELFSSARIYSMYGLTECKRCTYLPPEDLKRKPLSVGIAIPNTEMWIVDEHDRRVGPGVVGQLVIRGATVMKGYWGKPEATARKLKPGPLPGEQVLYTGDYCRMDAEGYLYFVGRGDEIIKSRGEKVAPKEVENVLMDIPGVREAAVIGVPDELLGQAVKAFVVMENGRTIGEKQLQMECQKRLENFMVPKSIVVVASLPMTDTGKLKKTALS
- a CDS encoding asparagine synthetase — translated: MCGIAGIVALNAAAASPSREALMRMVGALSHRGPDERGLYRDKRAGLAHARLSVIDLSSGQQPLADTGDTSWIVFNGEIFNYVELREKLIALGHRFRTRSDTEVALHAYRAWGEAAFERMNGQWAIAIWDSIAGRLVLSRDRFGICPLHFCEHAGRLYFASEVKAIFAADPTIPRAFDPAGLDQTFTLWTVVPPQGVFRGIHEVVPGHVRTYQDGTVREQVFSQPSYPENFGSSQGEFTGSCDEAVERVRSALEAATALRMVRADVPVGCYLSGGLDSSLVATLGRRFAGRRFQTFSLRFADAEYDETRFQRLVAEATGSEHHEVVVSRSDIAAIFPEVIYHTERPILRTAPAPLFLLSRLVRERGIKVVLTGEGADEMFAGYDLFREGKVRRFWGHQPASTRRSRLLERLYPYLTRSPVQQQAMARQFFGRGIEAYDAPGFAHDTRWRSTSAIKRLFSADLRAETQRHDAVSELLARLPAAFSRWSPLAQDQYLEVQTLMSGYLLSSQGDRMLMAHSVEGRFPFLDDELVRLANSLPPSYKLRVLDEKHVLKRVAEPIVPAEVVTRKKQPFRAPNALCFTADAAPEYIREALSETAIRKANVFDPASVTRLLGKCQARTGDGDLSNADNMALVGVLSTQLLHQQFVASCPSATHVHGLSVDVDREHREECLHVA
- a CDS encoding acyl carrier protein; this translates as MLTTKDRTYSEQIRNFLVSNFYVSDVKALVNDTSLLDQGIVDSTGVLEIIGFIEETFGIIVEDSELLPENLDSIQGIEQYIIRKMN
- a CDS encoding pristinamycin I synthase 3, with the translated sequence MDRRPATTRKWSDIPEYALDEGGPVLRHYQQMGAGFADIPLIDHLGNVARQYPDKLAVSDGANRLTYSELFRAVETLSHRIAAVVPEGQAVGILQANSAWYPVAMLGSMMSGRPSVPLNMRDPGSRIIEIVNAARLGAVIGAGEVRSVDLAQDIVWIDIAASVAPNSRPASPPPTSVSVDAPAMVLYTSGSTGRPKGIVNSQRSLLWRVRQYVDACHINADDVFLPLTGPATIAGCREIFTALLTGATLHLLEVEAVGLRAVRARLQAEGVTVAYLVPALLRALLSEAPADTFRSLRVARLGGEKVSWTDIALLRKAVSDQCLIQIGYSSTETTGSQWFLPPDWPEQDATVPVGRLLPGMAFAIVDEAGHNVGTGESGELLIRSPYVLLGHWENGVVVPARPDLDDPGVRLFATGDLVRLDDDGLLRIVGRKGRQIKINGRRVEPAELERVLRCAPSVADAVAIVTPAEELIAFAVPQRFAGAAFAEELRQLIRTTLPAPLRPLRLHTIAAIPRLLGGKVDLATLTQMDRSQRKTARAAQPPTSRSAGGERNTRQIVQHAWMQVLNTGVAAGNWDEAGGDSLQLLHCVMAIESAIGQELGLEAFTVGMSFDEMVEAVASAQAGERRAKKHHPPVLFLFPGSVGYGPSLAAFAAAMGKVARVNPIRYPGLAAILDGHNSLAAMADAALEQISRAQPAGPVRLLGHSLGGAVAFEVAARLLAAGRPVRFLGILDTSLLDEPSNHWETLTRTFHRIRTNRISARRMACRALAKITVAIGREAYLTKLLDRFAKGEFNPTSFRTKLELQEVLRAQSFFRWLDAPKPALPIAGTLFRCRREGMPRTLGWDSVLAHLDVVPIMGNHIDLVIEPNLATNRPLIETAVVQTYSPAESRKREDLSST
- a CDS encoding NAD synthetase, yielding MISHFSKDVLALDARAEVDRIVDTLRKQVLGTLHRRGVVVGLSGGIDSSVVATLCTRAFGKDKVLGLFMPERDSSGDSLRLGRRVAAQLGIDSVLENIGPALEAIGAYGRQLEAIRTVVPDYGEGWKCKLVIEPVLESNGLNITRLTVQDPEGKVDTVRLPPAAYLQIVAATNYKQRLRKMTEYYHADRLKYAVAGTPNLLEYDQGFFVKQGDGTADVMPIVHLYKTQVYQLAEYLGVDEEIRRRAPTTDTFSMAQSQEEFYFALPYHLMDLCLYGLNHGIAGDEVAAVAGLTEPQLQKVFKDIDAKRRAAHYLHARPLLSVEIGED
- a CDS encoding TetR family transcriptional regulator codes for the protein MRVSRIQAAENRETVINVASRLFRERGFDGIGLKDLMKGAGLTQGAFYKQFESKEDLAAQASKRAMESATHRWSDATAANPENPLEAVISFYLSMGHRGERMDGCPIVALGSDAARQGQDVKASFEAGINEHLEILGRFIAEANGEQPNSKAMAILSTMVGAVLLSRVVNDHDLAQAFLDAATDQVREAVAA
- a CDS encoding short chain dehydrogenase, coding for MNKINPGVALVTGASSGIGRATADALLSAGYRVFGTSRRTASKQSDGVTMLTCDVTDDASVAKMVDDVLAKAGRIDLLVNNAGMGLFGGAEESSTAQAQALFDVNVFGVFRVTNAVLPAMRRQGTGRIVNLSSVQGLIPAPYFTLYASTKHAIEGYSESLDHELRPFGIRVSLVEPAYTRTSFEDNLAAPDQLLDIYDSARAGMTVAVRKAMEKRDAPEVVAKTVLAAATDPAPKKRYAAGKMARQVSLLRRFVPASAFDKSLRKQLGLPA